The following are encoded in a window of Acidobacteriota bacterium genomic DNA:
- a CDS encoding fibronectin type III domain-containing protein — MSSKPWIPALALGALLTGLTGCGKQGDPLPPLRTIPAAASDLAVQQRGGQLLLSFAYPNRTTAGMALPGIERVEIWQVERPAILPPPPAPVEPPADDASEAADAPEAGGEDTTAPEAAEEGPQDESEAAPTGPPVYRLPKVDNREFAAAATLRLELSGDALRQAIDGSQITVALPWAPQELPEEGEPPLAVLFSARTATAEGEVSADSNRGGLIPRLPPPAPVTELSAEAEADGIALAWEAADDPDAKGFNVYRRDASNPRLGSPLGVVGNQQRAYKDLSAEYGRRYVYSVSRVAGRRPLIESTIGSAREVDYQDRFAPTDPGGLVALSEGGQIRLLWNTVTADDLAGYRVYRRTAGAAAWTALSDAALTATKLVDRGLTLGDVLEYRVTAVDERGNESAGEQVITATVR; from the coding sequence ATGTCCTCTAAGCCCTGGATTCCCGCCCTCGCCCTCGGCGCCCTGCTCACCGGTCTGACCGGCTGCGGCAAGCAAGGCGACCCGCTCCCGCCGCTGCGCACCATTCCGGCGGCGGCCTCGGACCTCGCCGTTCAGCAGCGCGGCGGCCAGCTCCTGCTCAGCTTCGCCTACCCCAACCGCACCACCGCCGGCATGGCACTTCCGGGGATCGAGCGGGTCGAGATCTGGCAGGTCGAACGGCCCGCCATCCTGCCGCCACCTCCGGCCCCGGTAGAGCCGCCGGCGGACGACGCCAGCGAGGCGGCCGATGCTCCGGAAGCCGGCGGCGAGGACACCACGGCGCCCGAGGCAGCCGAGGAGGGACCCCAGGACGAGAGTGAAGCCGCGCCCACCGGTCCGCCGGTCTATCGTCTTCCGAAGGTCGACAATCGCGAGTTCGCCGCCGCCGCCACGCTGCGCCTCGAGCTCTCCGGCGACGCTCTGCGCCAGGCCATCGACGGTTCTCAGATCACCGTCGCTCTGCCCTGGGCACCGCAAGAGCTTCCGGAAGAAGGCGAGCCGCCGCTGGCGGTGCTTTTCTCCGCCCGCACGGCGACCGCCGAGGGCGAGGTCTCGGCCGACTCCAACCGCGGCGGCCTGATCCCGCGCCTGCCGCCTCCGGCGCCGGTCACGGAGCTGTCGGCAGAGGCCGAGGCGGACGGCATCGCCCTCGCCTGGGAGGCGGCAGACGACCCCGACGCCAAGGGCTTCAACGTCTACCGGCGAGATGCCTCGAATCCCCGCCTCGGGAGTCCCCTCGGCGTGGTCGGCAATCAGCAGCGGGCCTACAAGGATCTCTCGGCGGAGTACGGTCGGCGCTACGTCTACTCGGTCAGCCGGGTGGCGGGCCGCCGACCGCTGATCGAGAGCACCATCGGCTCGGCCCGCGAGGTCGACTACCAGGACCGCTTCGCACCAACCGATCCGGGGGGCCTGGTGGCGCTCTCCGAAGGCGGCCAGATCCGGCTCCTCTGGAACACCGTCACGGCCGACGACCTGGCCGGCTACCGGGTGTATCGCCGCACCGCCGGAGCCGCGGCCTGGACGGCCCTGAGCGACGCTGCGCTGACCGCCACCAAGCTGGTCGACCGTGGTCTGACCCTCGGTGACGTGCTCGAGTACCGCGTCACCGCCGTCGACGAGCGCGGCAACGAGAGCGCCGGCGAGCAGGTCATCACCGCCACCGTTCGCTAG